The following is a genomic window from Spirochaetota bacterium.
ATTCAATTATTGTTTATTGTGAATTCAATTCTATTTCTGTATTTAGCTCGATATATATCTAGTGCTGCTCCAGTATTAATATTTTTCTCACTTGCTATATGCTTTTTCCTGATGAAAAAGCACTCTAATAATGAATTGCTTAAGTTACTATTATTAGTGTCAATTGTCTATATAATTTGGATAATAATATCATTTAGTATGCACTATGTATCACTTGGGCAACTAGATCCAGCATCATATATTGATACTTATAAAGCATATCCAACTAATGCAATAGAGAATAATAAATTATTATCTATAATGTATGTATTATTCCCAATTGGTTTTATTGCAGCTATCTCTTTGTTTGTAGCATATGAAAAATTTGACATTGCTCTGGTCATAATTCCTATATTGTTTATACCTTCATTATGTTTTGCGGTGATTCAGATTTTATTTGATACATATATTATTGCTAATCCAACATCTATTAGTGGTTTGAGCCGTGATCAAAGTTCCTTTGGACTGTTGCTATATCTTTTATTTCCCCTCCTTTTGCTGGGGATAATAATTATGAAGAAAAAAACATTAAAAATTTTCTATATCATGATGACAGTTTTATTATTATTGATTTTAATGTTTAGAGGCCAAAGAACTTCTTTCATTGGAATTATTATGTTTGTTTCCATGTCGGGCATAATTATGGCTTGGACCATGAATGTCTCAAAAAGGAAATTGTTGATTATTATCGGAACAAGTTTTTCGGTAATTATTCTATTGGTAATTTTATTTATTTCCATGTCGATATATTGTACTAAAAGAGATATCATTCCGAATACATTGATGAATCAAATTTATCATCATTATCATGATTACAAGGTAGGTGGTCTGGAATTATTTATTGCAAAAGCCAACCGAGACCGATTCGATTATGCTAAACAGTCTATTAAGGTAATTAGAGCTTATCCTTTTGCAGGT
Proteins encoded in this region:
- a CDS encoding O-antigen ligase family protein; this encodes MKRLFINFHRLTDRNIQLLFIVNSILFLYLARYISSAAPVLIFFSLAICFFLMKKHSNNELLKLLLLVSIVYIIWIIISFSMHYVSLGQLDPASYIDTYKAYPTNAIENNKLLSIMYVLFPIGFIAAISLFVAYEKFDIALVIIPILFIPSLCFAVIQILFDTYIIANPTSISGLSRDQSSFGLLLYLLFPLLLLGIIIMKKKTLKIFYIMMTVLLLLILMFRGQRTSFIGIIMFVSMSGIIMAWTMNVSKRKLLIIIGTSFSVIILLVILFISMSIYCTKRDIIPNTLMNQIYHHYHDYKVGGLELFIAKANRDRFDYAKQSIKVIRAYPFAGSGAGMFCSTVRDIRYKNKEPEMLLDNAANQYLQVASELGLFAMVLNLFMHILPLFIFTRISTRIDNVRDRLIGGICFSTMLIWMFLYFTGPHIISPDVMWIVTTYLACLLSLSIKYGYSISKKSTKITYVILLFCTILFIIGVQNATFGSNGYKAKLASYWWPYSNKNEQGIYPPENWNGRSWRWVTKKGYLTSLVIDDYINIAIMAPEYSIDHKKGLNVSIYIDNSLIDTLHFDKPEIQDRTYCVKKYKDKNIIIGIEVSKTFIPKNIGFDNDFRVLGVALGEVHYSKNKIN